TCAGGAGAGCGGGAGACGGGTCAAGCCGTCGCGGCCGGACGAGACTCGGCCGGCGATTCAGACCGTGACCGGTACTCCGCGATCGCCTCGAGCGCCCGCGCGACCTGGCCCTCGCGCCGCCGCGTCCGGTCGCGGACCGCGTCGCGCGACGTGTCCTCGATCATTCCGAACGTCACGTTCATCGGCTCGAACGTCTTCGTCTTCGGCCGTTCCGAGCAGTGCCGCGAAAGGGACCCGAGCGCCGTCTCGAACGGCATCGGCACGGGTTCCCGACCCTCGAGGATCTGCGCGAGCGTTCGGCCGACGTAGAGGCCCGTCGCGGCCGACTCCAGGTACCCCTCGACGCCGGTGATCTGGCCGGCGAAGAAGATCCGCGGCTCGTCGCGGAGCCGGAAGAAACGGTCGAGATGCGCGGGGGAATGGATGTAGGTGTTCCGGTGCAGCATCCCGAAGCGAACGAAGCTTGCGTTCTCGAGTCCGGGGATCTGGCGGAAGATGCGCTTCTGCTCGCCGACCTTCAGCTTCGTCTGGAAGCCGACGAGGTTGAAGTGCTCGCGCGCGAGGTCGTCCTGGCGAAGCTGCACGACCGCGTGCGGGCGCTTCCCGGTGCGCGGGTCCTCGAGGCCCATCGGCTTGAGCGGCCCGTGCCGCAGCGTCTCGATGCCGCGCTCGGCCATCACCTCGATCGGGAGGCACCCTTCGAAGTACACCCCCTTCTCGAAGTCGTGGACCGGAACGGTCTCGCCGGCCAGCAGCTCCGCGACGAACTGCTC
The DNA window shown above is from Thermoanaerobaculia bacterium and carries:
- the trmFO gene encoding methylenetetrahydrofolate--tRNA-(uracil(54)-C(5))-methyltransferase (FADH(2)-oxidizing) TrmFO, whose product is MDVTVVGGGFAGVECAWQLARRGHTARLVEMRPRVRTPAHQGEGLAEMVCSNSFRSDNPLNAVGLLKREMEALDSLVMACAREARVPAGDALAVDRAAFSERVTAAIAASARIEIAREEIGAIPPEGLVVLATGPLTSGALARSIRERLGTDALYFYDSMAPIVTVDSLDQSQIYPASRYGKGDGDDYLNCPMTRAQYEQFVAELLAGETVPVHDFEKGVYFEGCLPIEVMAERGIETLRHGPLKPMGLEDPRTGKRPHAVVQLRQDDLAREHFNLVGFQTKLKVGEQKRIFRQIPGLENASFVRFGMLHRNTYIHSPAHLDRFFRLRDEPRIFFAGQITGVEGYLESAATGLYVGRTLAQILEGREPVPMPFETALGSLSRHCSERPKTKTFEPMNVTFGMIEDTSRDAVRDRTRRREGQVARALEAIAEYRSRSESPAESRPAATA